In Sphingomonas sp. R1, a single genomic region encodes these proteins:
- a CDS encoding SDR family NAD(P)-dependent oxidoreductase produces MANKFAIVTGASSGIGLELARLAARDGYDLLVVADTPLVDAAAALRGEGVEVQSVETDLSTIEGVDRLLAAAGGRRVDLLCANAGHGLGGGFLDQDVSEWRHVIDTNITGTAYLLQKVLRQMRDAGEGKVLITGSIAGWIPGSFQAVYNGTKAFVDNFAAAIRNELKEVKGITITTLLPGPVETEFFERAGMMDTKVGQSESKSDPVDVAKDGWTALMKGTDNIVSGISNKLQVAGAGVLPQSVTAEQHRKIAEPGSGER; encoded by the coding sequence ATGGCGAATAAATTTGCGATCGTGACCGGCGCCTCGAGCGGCATCGGTCTGGAACTGGCGCGGCTCGCGGCGCGCGACGGCTATGATCTGCTGGTCGTCGCCGACACGCCGCTGGTCGACGCGGCGGCCGCGCTCAGGGGCGAGGGTGTGGAGGTGCAGTCGGTCGAGACCGACCTGTCCACCATCGAAGGCGTCGATCGGCTGCTGGCGGCCGCCGGTGGTCGGCGGGTCGACCTGCTTTGCGCCAATGCCGGTCACGGACTGGGCGGCGGCTTCCTCGACCAGGACGTCTCCGAATGGCGACACGTGATCGACACCAATATCACCGGCACCGCCTATCTGCTCCAGAAAGTGCTGCGCCAGATGCGGGATGCCGGCGAGGGCAAGGTGCTGATCACCGGCTCGATCGCGGGCTGGATCCCCGGTAGCTTCCAGGCGGTCTATAACGGCACGAAGGCGTTCGTGGACAATTTCGCCGCGGCGATCCGCAACGAGCTCAAGGAGGTGAAGGGCATCACCATCACCACCCTGCTGCCGGGTCCGGTCGAGACCGAGTTCTTCGAACGCGCCGGCATGATGGACACCAAGGTCGGCCAGAGCGAGAGCAAGTCCGATCCGGTGGACGTCGCCAAGGATGGCTGGACGGCGCTGATGAAGGGCACGGACAATATCGTCTCGGGCATCTCGAACAAGCTGCAGGTCGCCGGCGCGGGCGTACTGCCGCAGTCGGTGACGGCTGAGCAGCATCGCAAGATCGCGGAACCCGGCAGCGGCGAGCGCTGA
- a CDS encoding family 43 glycosylhydrolase: protein MRISRRGAFGAALAGWAASRATRAEATRIAPAAAPEWRRGLDNQRIADLGNGRFLNPLLAGDRPDPAILKDGADYYMTFSSFDSYPGLTIWHSRDLVNWQPRTAALTRNIGSVWAVSLEKHGGRYFLYVPVKAKPNDIYVLAADHIDGPWSDPVPLGLHAHIDPCHAVGEDGSRWLFLSGGDRVRLAADGLSLAGPVEHVYDPWRYPEDWVVEGFSPEGPKIHRHGGWFYMITAVGGTAGPPTGHMVIAARSRSIHGPWENCPANPLVRTTTSTEKWWSRGHASLVEAPDGSWWSVYHGFENGYWTLGRQALLDPIEWTADGWFRMKGGDLSRPLAKPRGGEALPHGQRLSDSFERLELGNKWNFFRPSPDEASRARVADGALILTARGTAPGDSSPLMLIAGDQAYQFECDVELGAGTTAGLLLFYDDQLYCGLGFDEKRFVTHQYGMERGRPANPHGRRMHIRVTNDRHIVSFHTSGDGGATWKRFDRGMEVSGYHHNVRGGFLMLRPALYAAGGGEARFQDFRFRAL, encoded by the coding sequence ATGCGGATCAGTCGGCGCGGAGCGTTCGGTGCTGCACTGGCTGGCTGGGCGGCAAGCCGCGCAACGCGCGCCGAGGCAACGCGCATCGCCCCGGCCGCCGCGCCCGAATGGCGGCGCGGGCTCGACAATCAGCGCATCGCCGATCTGGGCAACGGCCGTTTCCTCAATCCGCTGCTCGCCGGCGACCGCCCAGATCCGGCGATCCTGAAGGACGGCGCGGACTATTACATGACCTTTTCCAGCTTCGATTCCTATCCGGGACTGACCATCTGGCACTCGCGAGACCTGGTGAACTGGCAGCCGCGCACCGCCGCGCTCACGCGCAACATCGGCTCGGTCTGGGCGGTGAGCCTCGAGAAGCATGGCGGGCGCTATTTCCTCTACGTGCCGGTCAAGGCGAAGCCGAACGACATCTATGTCCTTGCCGCCGACCATATCGACGGCCCGTGGAGCGATCCGGTGCCGCTGGGGCTGCACGCCCATATCGACCCCTGCCACGCGGTGGGCGAGGATGGATCGCGCTGGCTGTTCCTGTCCGGCGGCGACCGGGTCCGGCTGGCGGCGGACGGCCTCTCGCTGGCCGGCCCGGTCGAGCATGTCTATGATCCCTGGCGCTATCCCGAGGACTGGGTGGTCGAGGGCTTCTCGCCCGAAGGCCCCAAGATCCACCGCCATGGCGGATGGTTCTACATGATCACCGCGGTCGGCGGCACGGCCGGCCCGCCTACCGGTCATATGGTGATCGCCGCGCGGTCGCGCTCGATCCACGGACCCTGGGAGAATTGCCCGGCCAACCCGCTGGTCCGCACGACAACAAGTACGGAGAAATGGTGGTCGCGCGGCCATGCCTCGCTGGTCGAGGCACCCGATGGCAGCTGGTGGTCCGTCTATCACGGCTTCGAAAATGGCTATTGGACGCTCGGCCGACAGGCGCTGCTCGATCCGATCGAATGGACCGCCGATGGCTGGTTCCGGATGAAGGGCGGCGACCTCTCCCGCCCGCTGGCCAAGCCGCGCGGCGGAGAGGCCCTCCCCCATGGCCAGCGCCTGTCGGACAGCTTCGAGCGCCTGGAGCTGGGCAACAAGTGGAACTTCTTCCGCCCGTCGCCGGACGAGGCTAGCCGCGCGCGCGTCGCCGATGGTGCGCTGATCCTGACGGCACGCGGCACGGCGCCCGGCGATTCCTCGCCTCTCATGCTGATCGCGGGCGACCAGGCCTATCAGTTCGAATGCGATGTCGAGCTCGGCGCCGGGACCACCGCCGGCTTGCTGCTTTTCTACGACGACCAGCTCTATTGCGGGCTGGGTTTCGACGAGAAGCGTTTCGTCACCCACCAATATGGCATGGAGCGCGGCCGCCCCGCCAATCCGCACGGCCGGCGGATGCACATTCGGGTGACCAACGATCGGCACATCGTCTCCTTTCACACCAGCGGCGATGGCGGGGCGACGTGGAAACGCTTCGATCGCGGAATGGAGGTGTCGGGCTACCACCACAATGTCCGCGGCGGCTTCCTGATGTTGCGACCGGCGCTGTATGCAGCGGGTGGCGGCGAAGCGCGGTTCCAGGATTTCCGCTTCCGCGCCCTCTAA
- a CDS encoding HpcH/HpaI aldolase/citrate lyase family protein, whose product MRLRSLLFVPGDRPERFAKAAASGADALILDLEDSVVAERKGFARGAIVEWLADGPDTPCFVRMNPLATTAIAEDLAAIAQSRPAGLVLPKADGAAAIRSLVARVAQAGAACPPILPIATETPAALFQLGSYGEVAAHLAGLTWGAEDLPAAIGAASAREADGGYTAPFAMVRSLALFAAHAAGVSAIETVYPDIADVEGLAAYVARGRRDGFTGMLAIHPAQIESINTGFTPSAADVAAAQAIVDAFAAHPAAGALKLDGRMIDRPHLEQARRLLARAR is encoded by the coding sequence ATGCGGCTGCGGTCGCTTCTGTTCGTGCCCGGCGACCGGCCGGAGCGGTTCGCCAAGGCCGCCGCCAGCGGTGCCGACGCGCTGATCCTCGACCTGGAGGATTCCGTGGTCGCGGAGCGCAAGGGCTTTGCGCGCGGGGCCATCGTCGAGTGGCTCGCCGACGGCCCCGATACGCCGTGCTTCGTGCGGATGAACCCCCTTGCTACGACCGCGATCGCCGAGGATCTCGCCGCCATCGCGCAAAGCCGCCCCGCAGGGCTGGTGCTACCCAAGGCGGATGGGGCCGCCGCGATCCGCTCGCTGGTCGCACGGGTGGCGCAGGCGGGGGCGGCCTGCCCGCCGATCCTGCCGATCGCCACCGAAACGCCGGCCGCGCTTTTCCAGCTGGGTAGCTATGGCGAGGTTGCCGCGCATCTGGCCGGGCTGACCTGGGGCGCCGAGGACCTGCCTGCGGCGATCGGAGCCGCCAGCGCGCGGGAAGCCGATGGCGGCTATACCGCACCCTTCGCCATGGTGCGCTCGCTTGCGCTGTTCGCCGCGCATGCCGCCGGGGTATCCGCGATCGAGACCGTTTATCCGGACATTGCCGATGTCGAGGGACTGGCCGCATATGTGGCGCGTGGCCGGCGCGACGGCTTCACGGGCATGCTGGCGATCCATCCGGCACAGATCGAGTCGATCAACACCGGCTTCACCCCCAGCGCCGCCGACGTCGCTGCAGCCCAGGCGATCGTCGATGCCTTTGCCGCCCATCCCGCGGCGGGCGCGCTCAAGCTTGACGGACGGATGATCGATCGGCCGCATCTGGAACAGGCACGCCGCCTGCTCGCGCGCGCACGCTGA
- a CDS encoding TonB-dependent receptor, which translates to MKGVSRSNAWSRSASMMAVAVCMIVPTIAHAQADNVANKVAAPQESGQGEEIVVTGIRASLERSIAIKREAPGIVDAISAEDIGKFPDTNLAESLQRIPGVSINRTNGEGSQVTVRGFGPQYNLVTLNGRQLASAAVSVVGGDQNADGAQGTTRSFDFSNLATEGVRTLEVYKTGRAAVPSGGIGATINVITRRPLDPGSKPGLNGSIGAKAVYDTSVNGCLDCGAKVTPEFSGVLGWSDAEQRFGVELFGSYQKRNFTSIAATSNDWNILPYSSFVTGGFTRNNTVCPASQTTLSSSCTVVKNAPSNTSQLVAIPNDSRYHYAEGTRERINGQAVVQFKPNDALTLTADALYAQNRQRETRSDLSNWFSRPFDEVRFDGNTTVATATYLHETINGFKDEGFEAQSRAQKSRLQDYGLNADWQIASNLSLRVDGHYSKSESLPDNPNGVSSTLVGMGANVVASHSVDYSGGIPQQDITLGSVPLDLAAVGSQVGRTNKSTQKQTVKELRADFGWDLGNESKFEFGANYRKTDMRQTFVGTQQTLGDWGIANPGDVNRLAPGSLQAFCLICKFDSFNPGSDADSQTAFRGDAAKIYPILSSYYAGRGNAVGITSNNNNRVKEDIWAAYGQVTWKGELGNAPARLVAGVRYEHTKSRSISLVSIPTAIDWVSDNDFTVVVGNNSSALDQTGSYDNILPQIDFQVEVKRNLLARLSYSKTIARPNYNNLFTATTVGGPPRPTNNGGIPSASTGNAGLSPLISDNFDASIEWYFKPDSYVSVAFFDKRVHNFVGNGQFTSSLFGLRDPSSGASGSRSGQALSALNTLGADVSDVNLFVMSALIANRGSVAAATTEFRANYNTSTRALDDNYVKAINNQYDLRGNAADPLYQFQVTQPINNKDAEIYGVELAGQYFLGRTGIGIAAAYTLVRGDVGFNLGADPGQDQFALLGLSDTFSTTLIYDKNGISARLAYNWRDKFLSGINRQGSRNPEFTAPFGQLDMNISYEITPRIAVTLEGINLTKESVRTYARAESELWFAQELDRRFLLGARFKF; encoded by the coding sequence ATGAAGGGCGTTTCACGTTCTAATGCATGGTCGCGCTCGGCTTCGATGATGGCCGTTGCGGTATGCATGATCGTACCAACGATTGCACACGCACAAGCCGACAACGTTGCCAACAAGGTCGCAGCACCGCAAGAGTCGGGGCAGGGCGAAGAAATCGTCGTCACGGGCATCCGCGCATCGCTCGAGCGGTCGATCGCGATCAAGCGCGAGGCACCGGGTATCGTCGACGCGATTTCGGCGGAGGACATCGGCAAGTTCCCGGATACCAACCTCGCGGAATCGCTGCAGCGTATCCCGGGCGTGTCGATCAACCGTACCAACGGCGAAGGCTCGCAGGTGACGGTGCGCGGCTTCGGTCCGCAATATAACCTCGTCACGCTGAACGGGCGCCAGCTGGCCTCGGCGGCGGTCTCGGTGGTCGGCGGTGACCAGAACGCCGACGGCGCGCAGGGGACCACCCGCTCGTTCGACTTCTCGAACCTCGCAACCGAAGGCGTCCGCACCCTGGAGGTCTACAAGACCGGCCGCGCGGCGGTGCCGTCGGGCGGCATCGGCGCGACGATCAACGTCATCACCCGCCGTCCGCTCGATCCGGGCAGCAAGCCCGGCCTCAACGGCAGCATCGGCGCCAAGGCGGTGTACGACACCAGCGTCAATGGCTGTCTCGACTGCGGCGCGAAGGTGACGCCGGAATTCTCGGGCGTGCTGGGCTGGAGCGACGCGGAGCAGCGGTTCGGCGTCGAGCTGTTCGGCAGCTACCAGAAGCGCAACTTCACCTCGATCGCCGCGACGTCGAACGACTGGAACATCCTGCCGTACAGCAGCTTCGTGACCGGCGGCTTCACCCGCAACAACACGGTCTGCCCGGCCAGCCAGACGACGCTCAGCTCGAGCTGCACCGTCGTGAAGAACGCGCCGAGCAACACCAGCCAGCTCGTCGCCATCCCGAACGACAGCCGCTATCACTATGCCGAGGGCACGCGCGAGCGCATCAACGGCCAGGCGGTGGTGCAGTTCAAGCCGAATGACGCCCTGACGCTGACCGCCGACGCGCTTTATGCGCAGAACCGCCAGCGCGAGACCCGTTCGGACCTGTCCAACTGGTTCAGCCGCCCGTTCGATGAAGTGCGCTTCGACGGCAACACCACCGTCGCCACCGCCACCTATCTCCACGAGACGATCAACGGCTTCAAGGACGAGGGCTTCGAGGCGCAGTCGCGTGCCCAGAAGAGCCGCCTGCAGGATTACGGCCTCAACGCCGACTGGCAGATCGCCAGCAACCTGTCGCTGCGCGTCGACGGCCACTATTCCAAGTCGGAGAGCCTGCCGGACAACCCGAACGGCGTCAGCTCCACGCTGGTCGGCATGGGCGCCAACGTCGTGGCGTCGCACTCGGTGGACTATAGCGGCGGTATCCCGCAGCAGGACATCACGCTGGGTTCGGTCCCGCTCGACCTTGCCGCGGTGGGCAGCCAGGTGGGCCGCACCAACAAGTCGACGCAGAAGCAGACCGTGAAGGAACTGCGCGCCGATTTCGGCTGGGATCTGGGCAACGAGAGCAAGTTCGAGTTCGGCGCCAACTATCGCAAGACCGATATGCGCCAGACCTTCGTCGGCACCCAGCAGACGCTGGGCGACTGGGGCATCGCCAATCCCGGCGACGTCAATCGTCTTGCCCCCGGCTCGCTCCAGGCCTTCTGCCTGATCTGCAAGTTCGACTCGTTCAACCCGGGCTCGGATGCGGACTCGCAGACCGCCTTCCGCGGCGACGCGGCCAAGATCTACCCGATCCTGTCGTCCTATTATGCCGGCCGCGGCAATGCCGTGGGCATCACCAGCAACAACAACAACCGCGTCAAGGAAGACATCTGGGCCGCCTATGGCCAGGTGACCTGGAAGGGCGAACTGGGCAATGCGCCGGCGCGCCTGGTCGCGGGCGTGCGCTACGAGCACACCAAGTCGCGCTCGATCTCGCTGGTGTCGATCCCGACCGCGATCGACTGGGTTTCGGACAACGACTTCACCGTCGTCGTCGGCAACAATTCGAGCGCGCTCGACCAGACCGGCAGCTATGACAACATCCTGCCGCAGATCGACTTCCAGGTCGAAGTGAAGCGCAATCTGCTCGCCCGCCTGTCGTACAGCAAGACGATCGCGCGGCCGAACTACAACAACCTGTTCACCGCCACCACGGTGGGCGGTCCGCCGCGTCCGACCAACAATGGCGGCATCCCCAGCGCCTCGACCGGCAACGCCGGCCTGTCGCCGCTGATCTCGGACAATTTCGACGCGTCGATCGAATGGTATTTCAAGCCGGACAGCTATGTCTCGGTGGCGTTCTTCGACAAGCGGGTGCACAACTTCGTCGGCAACGGCCAGTTCACCTCCTCGCTGTTCGGCCTGCGCGATCCCAGCTCGGGCGCATCGGGCAGCCGGTCGGGTCAGGCACTCAGCGCGCTGAACACGCTGGGCGCGGACGTGAGCGACGTGAACCTGTTCGTGATGTCGGCGCTGATCGCCAACCGCGGCTCGGTTGCGGCGGCGACCACCGAGTTCCGGGCGAACTACAACACCTCGACCCGCGCGCTCGACGACAACTATGTCAAGGCGATCAACAACCAGTACGACCTGCGCGGCAACGCGGCGGATCCGCTGTACCAGTTCCAGGTGACGCAGCCGATCAACAACAAGGACGCCGAGATCTACGGCGTCGAGCTGGCCGGCCAGTATTTCCTCGGCCGCACCGGCATCGGCATCGCGGCGGCCTACACGCTGGTGCGCGGCGACGTGGGCTTCAACCTGGGCGCCGACCCGGGCCAGGACCAGTTCGCGCTGCTGGGCCTCAGCGATACGTTCAGCACCACGCTGATTTACGACAAGAACGGTATCTCGGCACGTCTCGCCTATAACTGGCGCGACAAGTTCCTGTCGGGCATCAACCGCCAGGGCTCGCGCAACCCCGAGTTCACGGCACCGTTCGGCCAGCTGGACATGAACATCAGCTACGAGATCACCCCGCGCATCGCGGTGACCCTCGAAGGCATCAACCTGACGAAGGAAAGCGTCCGGACCTATGCGCGCGCCGAGAGCGAGCTGTGGTTCGCGCAGGAACTCGATCGTCGCTTCCTGCTGGGCGCGCGGTTCAAGTTCTGA
- a CDS encoding SapC family protein, which yields MTRPVALDNVLHQDLRVAFRHGAEFGDGANQILIFPTEFEAAQREFPILFREEPDAGLQAVALTGFDRDENLFFDGSRWTSRYVPALQQRGPFSIGIPADAEPDEGPTVHIDLEDPRVGHVEGEALFLPQGGASRYLEHVSRVLGRIHGGIGAAAPVYALFQELGLLEPNVIEVTLHDERRYRIEGFQMLARERLESLDMAGVERLHRANLLGLAHLVAASLGNISALIERKNASAVR from the coding sequence ATGACGAGACCGGTCGCGCTGGACAATGTGCTCCACCAGGACCTGCGCGTCGCCTTTCGCCATGGTGCGGAATTCGGCGATGGCGCCAACCAGATTCTGATCTTTCCCACCGAGTTCGAGGCCGCGCAGCGCGAATTTCCGATCCTGTTCCGCGAGGAGCCGGACGCCGGACTACAGGCGGTGGCCCTGACCGGTTTCGACCGCGACGAGAACCTGTTCTTCGACGGCAGCCGCTGGACCAGCCGGTATGTGCCGGCGCTGCAGCAGCGCGGGCCCTTCTCGATCGGCATCCCCGCCGATGCCGAGCCGGACGAGGGGCCGACGGTGCATATCGATCTGGAGGATCCGCGTGTCGGCCACGTCGAAGGCGAAGCGCTGTTCCTGCCTCAGGGCGGTGCCAGCCGCTATCTCGAGCATGTCTCGCGCGTGCTGGGCCGGATCCATGGCGGCATCGGCGCGGCGGCGCCGGTCTATGCGCTGTTTCAGGAACTGGGGCTGCTCGAGCCCAACGTGATCGAAGTGACGCTGCACGACGAACGCCGCTATCGGATCGAGGGCTTCCAGATGCTCGCGCGCGAGCGATTGGAGTCGCTGGACATGGCGGGTGTCGAGCGGCTGCATCGCGCCAATCTGCTCGGGCTGGCGCATCTCGTCGCGGCGTCGCTCGGCAACATCAGCGCGCTGATCGAGCGCAAGAATGCGAGCGCCGTGCGATGA
- a CDS encoding cupin-like domain-containing protein, with product MNVLAGVAPAVRVVEGIAPDAIPFDQLLADQAPVVLKGVAAHWPLVRAGLDSAGAAMDLLQRFDAGRPVVTFTGAPEIAGRFFYDETVTGLNFTGRREPLTALLDALRPRIGDADAPSIYVGSTDLDAYLPGFRAENDLVLAHPMFAQHLASIWIGNRTTATCHYDMSHNLAVCAVGRRRFTLFPPGQVANLYPGPLEPTPGGQVVSMVDFAAPDFERHPGFRTAMEHAQIAELAPGDLLFYPAMWWHHVEALAPFNVLVNYWWNTSPAWLDTPQLTLLHALLSLRDRPAPEKDAWRALFDYYVFGDADRAAAHLPEAARGPLAPIDALQARRLRAQLLHRLNR from the coding sequence ATGAACGTGCTGGCCGGCGTCGCGCCCGCCGTGCGGGTGGTGGAAGGGATCGCGCCCGATGCGATCCCGTTCGACCAGCTGCTGGCGGACCAGGCGCCGGTCGTGCTGAAGGGCGTGGCTGCCCACTGGCCGCTGGTGCGCGCCGGCCTCGACTCCGCCGGCGCGGCGATGGACCTGCTCCAGCGCTTCGATGCCGGTCGCCCGGTGGTGACCTTTACCGGCGCGCCGGAAATCGCCGGCCGTTTCTTCTATGACGAGACCGTCACCGGCCTCAATTTCACCGGCCGCCGCGAGCCGCTGACCGCGTTGCTCGACGCGCTCCGCCCGCGGATCGGCGATGCGGACGCGCCCAGCATCTATGTCGGGTCGACCGATCTGGACGCATATCTGCCCGGCTTCCGCGCCGAGAATGATCTGGTGCTCGCGCATCCGATGTTCGCGCAGCATCTGGCAAGCATCTGGATCGGCAATCGCACGACCGCCACCTGCCATTACGACATGTCGCACAATCTCGCGGTGTGCGCGGTGGGCCGGCGGCGCTTCACGCTGTTTCCGCCGGGGCAGGTCGCCAACCTCTATCCGGGGCCGCTGGAGCCTACCCCCGGCGGGCAGGTGGTCAGCATGGTCGATTTCGCGGCACCGGATTTCGAGCGGCATCCCGGCTTCCGCACGGCGATGGAGCATGCGCAGATCGCCGAACTCGCGCCCGGCGACCTGCTGTTCTACCCGGCGATGTGGTGGCACCATGTCGAGGCGCTGGCGCCGTTCAACGTGCTGGTGAACTATTGGTGGAATACCAGCCCGGCCTGGCTGGATACGCCGCAACTCACGCTGCTCCACGCGCTGCTCAGCCTGCGCGACCGGCCTGCGCCGGAAAAGGACGCGTGGCGGGCGCTGTTCGATTATTATGTCTTCGGCGATGCGGATCGCGCGGCGGCGCATCTCCCGGAGGCGGCGCGCGGTCCGCTTGCGCCGATCGATGCTTTGCAGGCTCGCCGCCTGCGCGCGCAGCTGTTGCACCGCCTCAACCGCTGA
- a CDS encoding methyl-accepting chemotaxis protein: MKTMLARVRVPAKILSVIGVISLVTAIVTWLGASSLTHTNQAYSELTLSKLPSATRLARLNRLVVTIAYDGYRVMAYDGTTAMARTSDAEEATSYEQAKALIAEIERDDPSTSAMMRDVRDKLETVHAQTREAINHGRRNDDATALRSLQLADPTIEALATQLVSFNNSRLQEATQVSHGLQAQGGRMVATLVTISVVAILLGMALGYFVSRVGITDPMQALQRAMKALAGGDLQTQVPGSDRGDELGEMARTVTVFRDNAIGLDTERKTKAEADAEQAHVLGALETQLDALSRGDLTASIDAPVATRFDSVKGNFNRAVTNLRTLIAQVLESATTIRTGSTEIAAASEDLARRTEANAASLEETAAAVTQMDQRLKATARAAETTVQRTNGAMGTVDEGRAITDTAVQAMTRVSEGAKGIDSVIEGLDKIAFQTRVLAMNAAVEAGRAGEAGRGFAVVADLVSQLAMRSEEEASRARDQLSATQKDIMEAVHTVQQVDGALGSISAATADVHQLVSAMATDNQAQASAISQIASAVQTMDQSTQQNAAMVEQTSAAARNLNAEVASLSDRAGTFQVGGARAAVPKPANAPRAATPRAGYVSPVKPLPVAATAGTDAGDWASF; the protein is encoded by the coding sequence ATGAAGACCATGCTCGCGCGGGTACGCGTGCCCGCGAAAATTCTGTCGGTAATCGGCGTGATCAGCCTGGTGACCGCCATCGTGACGTGGCTGGGGGCCAGCAGCCTCACCCATACCAATCAGGCCTATTCCGAACTGACGCTGTCGAAGCTGCCCAGCGCCACGCGCCTCGCGCGCCTCAACCGGCTAGTCGTAACGATCGCGTATGATGGCTATCGCGTGATGGCCTACGACGGCACCACCGCGATGGCGCGGACATCCGACGCCGAAGAGGCGACAAGCTACGAACAGGCCAAAGCGCTTATCGCGGAGATCGAGCGCGACGACCCGTCGACGTCGGCGATGATGCGGGACGTGCGGGACAAGCTGGAAACCGTCCATGCCCAGACCCGCGAGGCGATCAACCATGGCCGGCGCAACGACGATGCGACGGCGCTGCGGTCCCTCCAGCTCGCCGACCCGACGATCGAGGCGCTGGCCACGCAGCTCGTCTCCTTCAACAATAGCCGGTTGCAGGAGGCGACGCAGGTCTCGCACGGATTGCAGGCGCAGGGCGGCCGGATGGTGGCGACGCTCGTCACCATCAGCGTCGTTGCGATCCTGCTGGGCATGGCGCTCGGCTATTTCGTCTCGCGCGTCGGCATCACCGATCCGATGCAGGCGCTGCAGCGCGCGATGAAGGCGCTCGCCGGTGGCGATCTGCAGACCCAAGTGCCGGGCAGCGATCGCGGTGACGAACTCGGCGAGATGGCGCGCACGGTCACCGTGTTCCGAGACAACGCCATCGGGCTGGACACGGAGCGCAAGACCAAGGCCGAAGCGGACGCCGAACAGGCCCATGTGCTCGGCGCGCTGGAAACGCAGCTGGACGCACTGTCGCGCGGCGACCTGACCGCCAGCATCGACGCGCCGGTCGCAACGCGGTTCGATTCGGTGAAGGGCAATTTCAATCGCGCGGTCACCAACCTGCGCACGCTGATCGCGCAGGTGCTGGAGAGCGCCACCACCATCCGCACCGGATCGACCGAGATTGCCGCCGCTTCCGAGGATCTCGCCCGGCGCACCGAGGCCAATGCGGCAAGCCTGGAGGAGACTGCGGCGGCCGTGACCCAGATGGACCAGCGCCTGAAGGCCACCGCCCGTGCGGCAGAAACCACCGTGCAGCGCACCAATGGCGCGATGGGCACGGTGGACGAAGGCCGCGCGATCACCGACACCGCGGTGCAGGCGATGACGCGCGTTTCCGAAGGTGCCAAGGGCATCGACAGCGTGATCGAGGGGCTCGACAAGATCGCCTTCCAGACGCGCGTGCTGGCGATGAACGCCGCCGTCGAAGCGGGTCGCGCGGGCGAGGCGGGTCGGGGCTTCGCAGTGGTTGCCGATCTGGTCTCGCAACTCGCGATGCGCTCCGAGGAGGAGGCAAGCCGCGCGCGCGACCAGCTCAGCGCCACCCAGAAGGACATCATGGAGGCGGTGCACACCGTGCAGCAGGTCGATGGTGCGCTCGGCAGCATCTCCGCCGCCACGGCCGATGTCCACCAGTTGGTCAGCGCGATGGCCACCGACAACCAGGCCCAGGCCTCGGCCATCTCGCAGATCGCCAGCGCGGTGCAGACGATGGACCAGAGCACGCAGCAGAATGCGGCGATGGTGGAACAGACCTCCGCCGCCGCGCGCAACCTGAATGCGGAAGTCGCGAGCCTCAGCGACCGCGCCGGCACGTTCCAGGTGGGCGGCGCGCGCGCTGCCGTGCCGAAGCCGGCAAACGCACCGCGTGCCGCCACGCCGCGCGCCGGCTATGTCTCGCCGGTCAAGCCGCTGCCCGTCGCGGCGACGGCGGGGACGGATGCGGGAGACTGGGCAAGCTTCTGA